Part of the Actinomycetota bacterium genome is shown below.
GAGGTAAACACTGGAAATATGAAGGGCAAAAGTATTACCATTATAGATACTGCTATAGATATGTATATATTTTTTTTAGCTGCCCTCATAAAACAAGCTTTAGCTTAATTTCTTAATCAATTTTTCTATACCTTGGTCAAAAGATATAGGGGAGAAACCAAAATCCTGCTGAGCCTGGCTGTAGGAATAGGTTTTATCATAACTTAGCCTTTTTATTTGATCCGGGGTTAAGCTGGGATTTTTGCTTAACCTGGAATATATGGATACCATAAAATGCGCCAGGCCCAGGGGCACTTTCCTGATCTTGAAATCCAGTCCCATTTTTTCCTTGACTATATCCAGCATCTTTAAGTACCTTATAGGCTCTTTTCCAGCTAGTTCATAGGTTTTCCGGTAAGTTTTCTCATTAGGTATCACCTCTGCTATGGCCTGGGCTACATCTTCTATGTATACCGGCTGTATAAGGTTTTGCCCCCGGCCGAACAGGTAAAAATAGCCCTTGTCCTTTATATATTTTATCATCCGGGAAAAATTGGTGTCATCTTCTGAGCCGTAGATCATGGATGCCCTTAAAATGGTATAGTCCAGCTTGCTGGCTTGGATAGCTTTCTCAGAGGCCATCTTGGCTTTTTTTATTTGGCTGTCTACCGGTACCAGTACTGTGGTAGAACCTAAAAATACTATTCTTTTTATCCCTGCCCTGGAGGCGGCGCTTAAGGTATTCTGGACATAGTAACTGTGTTTTAGATCGGTAAGGTATACTATGGCTTCTGTACCTTTGGTGCAGGAAAAAATGGTATCGGCGCTATTTAAGTTGCCCCTGGTTATGATAATTTCCTTATTAGCCAAAGAGGCTGTTTTTTGCAGCTTGGATATATCGTCTCCAGTTTTTATAAAGCATTTGACCT
Proteins encoded:
- a CDS encoding NAD(P)H-binding protein, producing MIVLIGATSFIGPTVLENLLKKGYQVKCFIKTGDDISKLQKTASLANKEIIITRGNLNSADTIFSCTKGTEAIVYLTDLKHSYYVQNTLSAASRAGIKRIVFLGSTTVLVPVDSQIKKAKMASEKAIQASKLDYTILRASMIYGSEDDTNFSRMIKYIKDKGYFYLFGRGQNLIQPVYIEDVAQAIAEVIPNEKTYRKTYELAGKEPIRYLKMLDIVKEKMGLDFKIRKVPLGLAHFMVSIYSRLSKNPSLTPDQIKRLSYDKTYSYSQAQQDFGFSPISFDQGIEKLIKKLS